The Halomonas elongata DSM 2581 DNA segment AACGCGCCTGGATCTCGTGGTCGCTGTCGAGGAACTCCCGCGACAGGTCGGTCGCCAGCAGGCGGCCGATGGTGCTTTTTCCGGCCCCCATGGGACCGACCAGAATCAGATTGGGTAATGCCGGCATCAGTGCGTCGCCAGGTTGTCGTCCAGTATTCGGGGCGTAATGAATACCAACAACTCTACCTGATCGCTGCTGTTCTCGGTATAGCGAAATAGGTGGCCGAGCAGCGGTAGATCACCCAGCAGCGGCGTCTTGAACAGCTGACGCACCTGCTCGGTGGTGAGAATCCCACCGAGCACCACAGTATCGCCGTCGTCGACCAGTACCTGGGTGGCGATCTGGTTGGTGTCGATGGCCGGGGCTCCGCCGAAGGTTTCCTGGGCCACGGTGTCGTTGTTGATGACGAGCTCCATGATGATGCGATCGTCGGGCGTGATCTGGGGCGTGACCTCCAGGGACAGGACCGCCTCCTTGAATTCGACATTGGTGGCACCGCTCGATGTCGCCTCCTGATAGGGAATCTCGGTGCCCTGCTTGATCAACGCAGTACGCTGATTGGCGGTGATCACCCTGGGCTGGGAGATGATCCGGCTCTTGCCTTCGCTTTCCAGGGCACGCAGCTCCAGATCGAGCAGCACATCGCCGGACAGGTAACCGAAACCGAAGGTCGTGGCCGGTGACCGGGCGCTCCCCAGATCCACGGCCAATCCGCCCGTCTCGGCCACGCCACTGGAAGCACCGGCGGCATTGAGCCCGCTCGGCGTGCTGCCCTCATTGGCGGACAGCCCCCAGGAAACACCCAGCTCGCGTGCCACGCTGTCCCGGGCGATGACGATACGCGCCTCGATGCGCACCTGACGTACCGCCACATCGAGACGCTCCAGCATCCGACGAATCGCGGCGACACGCTCGGCGGTATCCTGCACCAGCAGCGTATTGGTGCGCGCATCCACGGCGACCCGACCACGCTCCGTCAGCAGGCCGAGGCCCGTCTCGCCACGCAGCATGTCCGCCAGATCCTCCGCCTTGGCGTACTTGATGCGCAGGTGCTCGGTCACCAGCGGCGCCTCGGGCGCGGCTTCCCCGCCGCTCCCCTCCAGCGCCCCGTGCCTGGCCAGCTCACCGGCAGGCGCCACCATGATGACGTTGCCCTGCCGGCGGCTGGCCAGCCCGTGACTCTCGAGAATCAACGCCAGGGCTTGCTGCCAGGGTACTTCCTCGAGATTCAACGTGACGCGCCCGGACACATTGTCGCTGGCCACCAGGTTGAACCCGGTGACATCGGCGATGGCCGCCAGGGCGGTGCGTATCGAGACATCCCGCAGATTGAGCGAGATGAGGCGTGTGTCAGCACCAGCCTCCTCACCTGCCCCCTCCATCGCCCGCCCATGGCAGGGCAGCACCGCCACGACCATCACCAACAAGACGGCGCCCAGTGCGCCGCTTCGCATCCATGCCATTTCCCCAGCCTCCATGCCGTGAACGCGACGCCTCAATCATCCAGCTCCAGCGTGACGTCGCGCTCGATCCAGCCCCCATTGCCATCGGGGCGCCTCTCCACCAGATGCACTGCCGCGCCGGAGATCGCGACGATACGCCCCCGGTGGCGCCCGAGACGGCTGCCGACGCCCAAGCGGTGCACCGTTCCCTCCGGGGTCCTGACCAGCGCCCAGGCGGCACCCGAGGCGCTCAGCGTACCCACCAGCGTCAGCGCCTCCAGCGCAACCTGCTCGAGCGGCGGCCGCGCGGTGCTGCCCGATGGCCCTCCAGCCTCCATGCCCCCGCCTTCCCCCTCCGACTCTCCGGTCGAGAAAGGGCCGGAGGAGTCGACGAAGCGATAGCTCTCAGGCGCCAGCGTCGGCGCTGCCGACACCTCTTTCACTGCCGGGGCAACTGCATCGGCGCGCCATGCCAAGAGCCGCTGCTCCAGTTCTTCGAGACCGGCGTCATGACAGCCCACCGAAAGCGCCCCCAATCCCAGAGCGCCGACTCGCCCCCAGCGCATCATCCATCCTCCTTGGCACTCGACGATTCGACGCTGTAGGCCCTCGCCTGTACGGACAGGTGCAATCGCCCCTCTTCCACGGCCAGTCGAACGTCATGCAGGGTGACCAAGCGTGGGATATTGGCGACATCGGCAACGAAGCCTCCCAGCCGATTGAAGGATCCCGTCACCCGGACCGAAACGGGATGCACGACGACGAGCCCTGTTTCGACGGCGCTTCCAAGCCGCAGCGTCTCGATCGTCAATTGGCGCTCGAGCGCCGCTGCTCCGATGTCGTCGATCAGCGACGCCCTGCCGGCCATCTCGGGGAAGGCGAATTCCAGCTCGAGCAAGCGCTGCTCGAGTGCTGCCACCTGCTCGCGCAAGTCCGGCAGATGCGCCGCACGGGCAGCGTCGTGGCGGTACGCCTCCAGCAACCCGGCCTCCTCCCGTTTCGCCTCATCCAGAGCCTTCAAGGTCGGCAACGCCAGAATCACGTAACTTGCGGCGCACACCACGACCGCCAGCAGAGCGCAGCACAACCCCTGCAGGCCGAGCGGCCAGCGGTCGGCGTCGCGAACGTCCAGCTCGCGCCATTCCAGTTGCCGCAGATGCTGCCAGGCCGACATCCGGCTCATGACGAACGTCCTCCCCGGCCTGCCCACACCAGGTTCAGCCGGAACCGCCACCCCCGGGACAGAGGCGCCACTTCCGATAACGAGGGCGCCGCAAAGACGGGGGAAGCCTCAAGTGCCCGTAGCTGCGCGGCGATCCGCCGGTGGTTGTCGGCCGAGCCCGTCAAGACCAGCAGCCCTTCCCGCTGCACGAGGCTCGAATAGCGCACGCCCTCCATCCGTGTGGCGGCCAGGCCATTGAAGAGGGCCAGGACCTCACCGCGCTGTTCGAGTCGCTCTTTCAGCTCGGCCAGACGCCGTTCCAGATCGGCCACCCGCACCTGCCGACGTTCGACCGCCTGAACGTCGGGTCGCAAGGCCTCGACATGGCGAGCGATGAGCGCATGGCGACGCTGCTGCGCCTCGAGCCCGGCGGCGTGGTAGCGCTCCAGACCATACCCCGCCGCCACACCGAACAGCAGGGCGCCCAGCAGCATGACCCGCCAGCGACGACGACGCCTCTCCCGCCGCTCATCGCGCCATGGCAGCAGATTGATCTCGACGCTCATGGCCGCCCCCGCATCGCCAGACCGCAGGCAGTCAGCATGCTCGGGGCCGCCTCGGTCAGGCGACGGGCATCGACGCGCGAATGCCGTCTTACACCGTGCAACGGATCGACCACCGCCACCCGCAGCTCGCTCTTCTCCGCCAGCTGTCCCACGAGCCCCGGCAGCACGCTGACGCTTCCCGCCAACGACATGTGCCGTATCTCGAGCCCCTGCCCCGCGGCATGATAAAGCTGCAGGGCACGGCCGATCTGCCCTGCCAGGGCATCGACGAAAGGCGCCAGTGTGTCGTCCGGCAAGCCATGGCCATGCTCCGCTCCATGGCGATCACTGAACCCCTCGATCAGCATCCGACCGCCCAGGGCAATGTCATGTCGATAGACGACGCGCCCACGCTGCAGGATGTAGAAAGCGCTGCTGTCGGCACCGACATCCACCAGCGCCAGCCCTCCGCCGTCTTCCCCGGAGGACGAGGAACGGATCCAGGGCGCGCTCATCGCCCGTTCCACGGCAAAGGTATCGACATCCACGGCCACGGGCATCAGTCCGACCCGGCGCAACAGTCCGGCACGTTGCTCGACGGCCTGACGCCGACAGGCGACCAGCAGCACCGCTTGCTGGTCGACAGCATCGTCACAGGGCCCCAGCGACTGGAAGTCGAAGGTGATGTCATCGAACGGAAAGGGAATATGCTTGTCGGATTCGAGTTGAAGTCGGGACTCGATGTCGTCCTCGTCCAGCGAGGCGGGCAGGTTCAGGGTTCTGACGATGGCAGCCCCGGCCGGCACGGCGACACAGGCCCGCTTGCCGAGGGGCTTGGCAACGGCCAGAGCACACGACAGGGCATCGGCGACAACGTCATCATCATGGATACGATTCTCGATCACGGCCCCCGCCTGCAAGGGCGCCACCCCGAGTCCCGATACCCGGGGCCCGCCACCCTTGAAGCGAAGCTCGACGATATTGACGGTCGACGAACCGATATCGACACCGATCAAGTCCTGAGCGGCTGTCTTGAATCGCCACATTGCTCACACCCTCCGGTGCGAGTCATGCCACGGACCTCCAGTGCGTCCCTGCACCTCGGCGACCACATCGCACGCCCGTTCTCGAAGGTTAGGCGCAAATGACAAATTCCACACAAAAACACTGTCGCCACCGGTCAACGCTGGTGGTCCCTTCTCCGTCTTCCTATAATGGCCGTCGCATCGCACGACCACACTGCACATCTCGCTACGACGTTCTTGTTCTCAGCACGGATACCGCGTTTTCATGAAGTTCCTCAGAACCCTGGTCTTTTCAGCACTCTGGCTGCTGGTTTCGCTTACCACCGCCTCGGTGCTGGCCGTGGTCGGCGCGGCACTGTATTTCGCCCCGGGGCTACCGGACGTCCGCCAGTTACAGGACTTCGAGCTGCAGACCCCGCTGCGCATCTTCACCCGCGACGGCAAGTTGATCGGCGAA contains these protein-coding regions:
- the pilM gene encoding type IV pilus biogenesis protein PilM translates to MWRFKTAAQDLIGVDIGSSTVNIVELRFKGGGPRVSGLGVAPLQAGAVIENRIHDDDVVADALSCALAVAKPLGKRACVAVPAGAAIVRTLNLPASLDEDDIESRLQLESDKHIPFPFDDITFDFQSLGPCDDAVDQQAVLLVACRRQAVEQRAGLLRRVGLMPVAVDVDTFAVERAMSAPWIRSSSSGEDGGGLALVDVGADSSAFYILQRGRVVYRHDIALGGRMLIEGFSDRHGAEHGHGLPDDTLAPFVDALAGQIGRALQLYHAAGQGLEIRHMSLAGSVSVLPGLVGQLAEKSELRVAVVDPLHGVRRHSRVDARRLTEAAPSMLTACGLAMRGRP
- a CDS encoding PilN domain-containing protein codes for the protein MSVEINLLPWRDERRERRRRRWRVMLLGALLFGVAAGYGLERYHAAGLEAQQRRHALIARHVEALRPDVQAVERRQVRVADLERRLAELKERLEQRGEVLALFNGLAATRMEGVRYSSLVQREGLLVLTGSADNHRRIAAQLRALEASPVFAAPSLSEVAPLSRGWRFRLNLVWAGRGGRSS
- the pilO gene encoding type IV pilus inner membrane component PilO; this encodes MSRMSAWQHLRQLEWRELDVRDADRWPLGLQGLCCALLAVVVCAASYVILALPTLKALDEAKREEAGLLEAYRHDAARAAHLPDLREQVAALEQRLLELEFAFPEMAGRASLIDDIGAAALERQLTIETLRLGSAVETGLVVVHPVSVRVTGSFNRLGGFVADVANIPRLVTLHDVRLAVEEGRLHLSVQARAYSVESSSAKEDG
- a CDS encoding pilus assembly protein PilP; this encodes MMRWGRVGALGLGALSVGCHDAGLEELEQRLLAWRADAVAPAVKEVSAAPTLAPESYRFVDSSGPFSTGESEGEGGGMEAGGPSGSTARPPLEQVALEALTLVGTLSASGAAWALVRTPEGTVHRLGVGSRLGRHRGRIVAISGAAVHLVERRPDGNGGWIERDVTLELDD